From one Culex quinquefasciatus strain JHB chromosome 3, VPISU_Cqui_1.0_pri_paternal, whole genome shotgun sequence genomic stretch:
- the LOC6032514 gene encoding alpha-tocopherol transfer protein-like has protein sequence MALKFDPDFGKLPYIELECGHRIRCYGRLTEDQLAQRGESREKVQQQLEVVYERSMRAGFNLRPCETLVLSALRFYEYDGQKAAEVLVATQGIMRRLEINKTAEQLRHVFEEGLVWLAPVREDSGAAAIIVHHGKQWNTAKVSFRDLWAAVYLTVQVVLNDETVHFTSLALILDYDGISMTQTSKMKPKLMKAMIELQQLRLIETTVHSVNTSRLFKAIMEFFAFAQKGCPHKTFIHGTDWASLHQHVSAKCLPPQYGGTAPDYDHGLMASFMRHMQHKTITFGIEG, from the exons ATGGCGCTCAAGTTCGATCCCGACTTTGGCAAGTTGCCCTACATCGAGCTGGAGTGCGGCCACCGCATTCGGTGCTACGGGCGGTTGACGGAGGATCAGCTGGCTCAACGGGGTGAATCCCGCGAAAAGGTCCAGCAGCAGCTGGAGGTTGTGTACGAGCGATCGATGCGGGCCGGGTTCAATTTGCGGCCTTGCGAGACGTTGGTGTTGTCGGCGTTACGGTTCTACGAGTACGATGGCCAGAAGGCCGCCGAAGTTCTGGTGGCCACGCAGGGCATTATGAGGCGGTTGGAGATCAACAAGACGGCCGAACAGCTGCGGCACGTGTTCGAGGAGGGACTGGTGTGGTTGGCACCGGTCCGCGAGGATAGCGGAGCGGCGGCCATCATCGTGCATCATGGAA AACAGTGGAACACTGCCAAGGTGTCCTTCAGAGACCTGTGGGCCGCCGTCTACCTGACCGTGCAGGTCGTCCTGAACGACGAGACGGTTCACTTTACCAGCCTGGCGCTGATCCTCGACTACGACGGCATCTCGATGACGCAGACGTCCAAGATGAAGCCCAAGCTGATGAAGGCCATGATCGAGTTGCAGCAGCTGCGGTTGATCGAAACCACGGTGCACTCGGTGAACACTTCCAGGTTGTTCAAGGCCATCATGGAGTTTTTTGCGTTCGCCCAGAAGGGATGCCCGCACAAG ACCTTCATCCACGGAACCGACTGGGCCTCGCTGCACCAGCACGTCAGTGCCAAGTGTCTGCCACCGCAGTACGGCGGAACCGCTCCGGACTACGACCATGGCCTGATGGCCAGCTTTATGCGGCACATGCAGCACAAGACGATAA cATTCGGAATTGAAGGGTGA